The Xiphophorus couchianus chromosome 6, X_couchianus-1.0, whole genome shotgun sequence genomic interval TTTTAATGAACTTGTAATAAGGCTGACTTTTGGATCTGCAGCTTGTTGACAGGGGTCCATCCAGCACTCCTGCCTCTCTGTTTGCTATAGCCTCTGAGGTGTGGGAAACTGAGGCTGAACCTGCAGAGTTTCTATGCAACAGAGCTGCCAGATAGGCTATGAATATTGTAACATCTCTTTTGTAAAGATCGCCATCTTTTTGCTTTGAGACAACTCCTTAAAAAGTTGCTTATTCCTAGGAAGACTTCAAAAAAGCTGTTTATTTACACAAGGCATCTGTTTATCTGGCTTCTCCCTTCTTGCCTCTTTAGTTGCTGAGTGAGTGTTCTGGCTCTAGAAATATTCCCAAACCAATTCAAACATCCTGCATTGAGCTTCATGGGGAAAAAAGCAGTATGTAAGCACATAAAAGCACCAACTGcttgtttcatttctgtttgagTGATAACATTCTCATCTCTTCTCCTCCAGCACCAGGAAAAGAGAGGAGACAGCCTATGATTCTCACTGAGGGTGTGAGGGTCCAAAGGAACCCAACAGAAAAAGGATGAGGGACTTTGATTGCAGATGGTAGATAAAATCAACATCAACGACTACCTACTCATAGTTGCACAGTTTCAAATGAGTGTAAGAGGAGGCAGTTACTGTGACAAACGGCATGTAAACAGCCTCATAAGTGCTGAGGGTAAGCACCAATTTGCTGgtcaaattaactttatttgCCATCAAATTAACTCCTGTCTTAAACTTTAAATCCTTGGGGTTTTCCTCTTACACAtgctgtttttgtcactttcacACCAAACCTCACAACACGTGCTGTGTGCTGattaaaattcataaataataagcaaacacattttcacgAATGTTTCTCTAATTGGTTGGCTTTGGATTCCGATGTGTTGTTAGCTTCCTCTGCTGGGAGCCATCCTGGATTCTCAAAAATCCTTGCAATGCCTTTGGGAATGTCTGAGTTTTGTGACTCAAAGCGCCGTCTTTCGTCAACAAGAAGGAGATTGCAGTGCATATTTATATGCAGAGAGAATCCTTCTGATAAGTCTTCATGCATGTGTTATCTTGTTGACTTAATTCATCCAATTTTGCATGAACAGTCTGAACAATTTTTAATAAGTACCACAATTATACATTCTAGCACTGACATGCTGTATtaacaattcaaataaatcagttttctaatatatatatatatatatatatatatatatatatatatatatatatatatatatatatatatatatatatatatacatatatataggATTCATTCGGTTATGAAAAAAAGCACATAATAATTAAACAGAAGGCACaaactttttctaaattaaatgcaCCCTTTTCAGCTTTAAACCAGCTCTTTTGCTAATAGTTTGGTTTGTCCTTTGAGAGAAATGTATGACCTCTAAATTTTTGCAAGTTTTGTTGTGGGTCAGGCAGGTCTATATCATTCCATCACCCTGTTTTTGGTGGCCTACTTTATCATCACAATGACTGTTCTGTCCATTTGTGCCATCTCCACTAATGGGGCTTTAGAGGCTGGTGGTGCCTACTGTATCCTTTTTAAAGCTGACACAGCTGACTGCTGTAGCTTAAAATCCTCACTTGGGTGTTAGTGATTAGGCTTTGTTAAGAGATGATAAAGTATCCTTGTTTTCTGGggtttttccatcatgttttttCTTGCTAATGTCTGTGGCTGCGCTCTGTTTGTTTTGGGCTTGATGGAGGCCATCATGTCTACCTTTGGAGTACCAGAAGGTAaagttaatttaacattttgagaCATTCTTGATGTGTTGCATGTACTTAAAGCCTTCTCTCACTGTTTGTTAGATAACACTGCAGCTTTTACAGGCTCTCATCAAATGTTGCCATTGGGATAAAGTTGGTGCCTGCTATACGGTACTATCCTCCTCTTTCTGGGCTTTGTAGTCTGTTTGgtacgattttttttttctttacatgaaCCATTGAGATATGTGaggtttgtaatttatttgtatgCTGCTTATGAACAATACGTTTATTAAAGAGGTAATGATGgtgataagaaaaataaattgcagcTAAATCAATACGCTGATTTAGCTGCAATCAACATATTGCAGTTAAATCAATGTCACCACACCACACAGCTCCAGTGTGCTGTGGTGATTTTCTGCTGGACAATCCCAGTTCAACtggtatcttttttttttcatttcaaaattgcaggaaacaagcagcagaaagctcttatttttgtgcttgtttAACGTCAACCACAGTGCATTGTGTAGTAAAACCTCTGCATCTCTGCTTAAAAAATTAGACGCCATAAAATCAGGAACTGACTTGTgataatttcattaaaatgtagTGGAAACAAATCTACCacaaagggaaaacaaatataGATGTTACATTTCAGATGCTATCCTACATTTGTTAGAAAAGCAGAGGACACGCGTAACATGGAAAAGCTGTATAAAGGTCCCTGAAAGGTAGTTTTCACATCTTTTAAGCAAATTCCAATGCAGTGAAACAGCACTCCTATAAAGAAAGTTTTGCAGTTTACCATTTATGATAATTATATAGGTCAAGATCTATGCAGTGAATGCCAATGTCGCTTAATTACACTGGTTTGTTTTAACAGGTTGGAGCCCACATTTATGCCAAAGCtacctttattattttttatcatcgTCCTTACCGTTCTGGTTTCaattttcattagttttttcACTGTTGGCCCCCCAGTGTTGATTCTACCAGAAACCTCTTTAACCAACAACACAAGCAGAAGGACTGCTAACTATACCGGCCTCTGGCTCTGCACATTGAAAGGAAACCTATTCTGTAAGTGTCAAATAAGTTTGCAAACTTATTTTGATAGATGCTGTGTACATTTAACACatcttgtttttatgaaaaaacaatCTCTGACCTCTTTTTGCCCCTTAAAGCTAATTACACGGTTGACTACACCACTGGTGGCATGATGAGTTTTGCCTGAGTATTTGCAGTCTTGTTCAACGGCTGCACTGGAATCATGGCAGGCTCCAGCATGTCAGGTATTGTAATGTTTAAAAGTGCAGACGCCTACTCTCAAAAAATACTGTCTTTCTCAGTGGCCGgatttcatgttgttttaaaaaaatataaagcagcTCCAGTGCAGGAATTGGATAAGTTTATGAGaaagcttgtttttcttttcttttaaattgttttcaacaCTTTAGCTGAAAAATGAAGCTACTGTAATTTTTTCATCCGCCAGTTTAAGTTAAACACTCATTTATACAATCCAGAACTTCTTGGTCCACTCAAAATGTTGTTCTCACTGATTAGACTTGAAAGCTGAAGATCTCATCCACACAGCTGAGAATTTTTAATGTCCTTAAGGCTCAATACTTAGAGAAGAATTAATTGTGATTCTTTGATTGGTGCCTATTAATCAGTGAAATGGGAGCTTATTTCCTCATGAAACAAGGTGGAAATTATTAAGGAGACACTCACAGTCCCAAATGAAGTATTTACTTCACTTCTATATCTCCCATTTTGACAATTATCTTAACACTGTTCCTGTTGCATTTATCCCAGGATATATGTGTTGTGCCCCAATACAATTCCATATCACATTTCAGAAGTTGATGGGTAATTTCAATGTCTAAACCATTCAGACAATGaatttgttgttgctgtttttaacgCAGTAGATGAGCAGGAAGATGCCtcttaaaaatatcaaaacaaaatggctaCAATAAAGAATTGCAAGTGAAAATTATGCAGGACAggaaaaaattcaaatgcaCTTTTTTTGGGGATGAATAGAGGCATCTATGGGACAACTTGTATGTCAAAATCAACCTTAAAAATTTGCTCCTTGCAAATGAAATATAAAGCAATGAGACCAAAAACATCCTGCACAGTATGTTTGTGTGCATAAAATACATACCTTTATAAATGTAGGCATGAAACATTGTTTGTCCAGTTTTAGTCCGGACAATCCAAGGGTTTTGAAGATGTTGTGTTGCCAATCTTGTGAAAACCAAACTATTACAAAATGGTGGTGAAGTTGTTTACGTTCTAGAAAGCCTTTGCTGTGTGTTATTAGGTGATCTAAAAAATCCCCAGCTACTCCATCCCAAGAGGAATGCTTGCAGCTGTTCTTACAACCTTCATTGCATACAATCTGCTGAGTCTGCTGGCTGCAGGATCCTGTGACTGGTTAGAGAAAATTTACACAAAGCTGcaaaatattcctaaaaatggaataacttgtcaaaaaaaatcattgttttattGGACTGTAATCTTATTATTACAGTCCAATAAGATTAACCAACATGTTACTGTTCATATTTCTTGGACTATGTGTAGTTACCTTTTCCAGAGAGACTACAGTGTTCTGGGGGACATCAATGTATGGCTTCCCATGGTGACAGTTGGTATCTACTCCTCCGCCATGTCTGCTGCAATGAGTAACCTCTTGGGAGCTTCCAGGATCCTGTATGCTCTGGCCAAAGATAACTTGCTGGATGAgaatataaaacatgttctgCTGTTAAATGTTTGCAGAGTTTACCAACCACATTTTTGGACCCTTAGAGAGTTTAAGGTCTTATTATACACAGGATATAATGTAAGCTGTTATGTCCTGATTCATCTACAGTACATGTGAATTAAAATAATCCATAAGCggtagaaatgaatgaataaactaATGAGCTCATGTAGATAAAATGAGGTGATTAAAGCAGGTTGACTCTGCTCAAGTTATTCATTGATTGTTTAGTTTATCTAATTAGGCTTCTCTTGTGTGCTTGTCTAAGCATTTTAATATTCATCCATCTGTTTAAAATTGGCATTGCTccttattgtgacaaaatgtcacTTGTTACTGATTTTCATGGTACAGGCATTTTAATCATCGTTTGTCAACAGATGGCTTGCTCTGTTCACTTAGAAggaaaaaacctttttcattgtttgttcaGCTTCACAAGTGCACGATGACTCagttgtttgtgatttttttttagatgatgaGCAATATGAGAGATTTTCCTAATGTTCCACATTTGTACAGATGGTGTCTTGGTGCTGGGGAGGAGAAGTGGAAACCCCTGGGTTTCTGAACTTATCTGCTGGTTTCTTGTACAGGTAAATCTTTAGCTTGTGGTGTAATGGTTTAAGAATGAATCCCATTTACCAATCCATATTGTTTTTCCTAACAAGGGTGGACATCTCTACTTTAGGGGAACATTTTTGATTATTGAtgagaattgttttaattatctCCCACACCTATCCATAAGTTCTGTAAAACATGGCGTAcacaagtttttaaataattggcCACCCTTTATAtgactttttgtgtgtttgtagcAGATGGTAGGCCCTCTTAACTGTTTTCATGGTAAAGGCCATCTGTTGAAGGACAACGAGGATTTCTAACCTTTTAAAAAGATGCATATCACAGACCCCACTCTGTGACTGTGTTGGCCTATCACTACATGACTGAGTTGCTGTCATTCCCAGTTGCCTCCACTTTGTTATAATATTGATAACACTTGGCTGTAGAATATTTGGTAGCAAGGACATTTCTAAAGTGACTGGATTTGTGCATGTGGTATCATGTACCTACACAACATTAGAATTCAGTTTCAGAAAGTGACAAATTCtctataaatatgtttagaaGCAGTCTGCGTGCCTTTGTGCAGGATTTTATACACATATGGCAATTGGGATACCTGAATTCAGTGAATTGGATAAGTagaagaagttttatttatgtagcactttaccagcaacaaggcagttcaaatgTAACAAGTAATACTGGCAGTTGCCTTGTTATGATGGAATAACGTATGTACTCTTATGAAGTACTTAAAAAAGTTTAACTATAAAAGGCTGGAAATGTGTTTCAGAGAAttagttaaatgttttctcttttcctcaTTGATGCAACTTTTTTGCAATAGACTGCAACTTTCAATAGATGTGGTAGTTTGTTGGTGGTGGTTGTCTTGAAGTAAACATGAAACATTATTTCTGACTAATCTTATCATCTAACCACTCCaagagaaaactaaatatttgcatcgtcttcagtttcatttaaacaaatgtcTTAATATTAAGCTGTCATACTATAGTTATATTTTCCAGCAATTCTGAAGGTATCACATAAACTGAAGTTGTGTGTTTCCTCCACTAGGTGGTGTTATTTGCTGGCAAATTGAACACCGTTGCTGGCATTGTAACCATCTTCTTCTTGTTGGTGTATGCTGCTGTAAATCTGGCCTGTTTGGCTCTTGAATGGGCATCTGCACCAAATTTCAGGTACTGGCACTGGAGGCTGCAGAGATTTATCTGTTTTGAGATTTACCTGCCTGAACAGTGTATCAAAAaatgcttagtttttttttatgttctagACCATATTTTCGTTGTTTCACATGGCACACCTGTACTCTGGGCATCTTTGGCTGCCTAGTTATGATGTTTCTTATTAGTTCCATTCAGGCTTTTGCCAGCATAGCAtttttgctgctcctctggATGCTCATACACTGCCTGCCTGGGGCCCATCTGCAACTGGGGCTACATCAGTCAAGCTCTCATCTTCCATCAGGTATTCAGGCATTCAAATATTTgtgctaattttttaaaagccagtttcttccacttcacaattggGTGCTACTTTTTGTTGtatggttatttttaaaaatcctaataTAATACATTGAGCTTTGTAGCTGTAACTTAAAATTTGAAAGTTCAAGGAGCATAGATCATTTTTCAAGACCATGTTAATGTaaattgtttatgttttcaggttCGCAAGTACTTGTTGCTTCTGGATGTGCGGAAGGACCATGTGAAGTTCTGGAGGTGTTGTTGATGGTTGCAAACCCTCACACCTGTACGAGTCGTATGACTTTCATCAAAGACCTGAAGAAAAGCGGCCTGTATGTCCTGGGACATGTGAAGCTTGGACTGCTTGGTAAGTGTCTATCAAAAAGCTACAGCACTCCTGAGAAGTGGATATTTCACACTTGCAGTAATATTGTTTTACTGCATGCCAGTGGTAATTATGGTCGGGTGAAACTCTGACCTTCAGGTGTCTTGTTTAGAAAgattaagactttattttcatcagaTTTAGCATTAATCAGTTGGCGTACATCTAAATTCACAAACGTATGCGTTGGGTTTGGAGTGACttgtgtaattatttattatcattgCTTAGGATATAAAAATATAGGTTTTCTCTAATTACTCACTTCTATAAGCCACATCAGCTAAGTTGGTGCtttcttcattaaaatgctGGGCGACCAATATCAATATTTCCACGTGATTAACAATGTCAGCCTAAGAGACTGATCAGTTTGAGAGAGGTCCCAAATCATTTTTGGGTCTTTCTGTTCCTAGATATAATTACGTAACCATGGTATCTTTTCCTGCTGAGACTAGAAAACTACACTCATGTTAGAAAATTATATTCTTGTATGCCTCATTTGTTACGCCACTGCAATGACGCAAACTGTAGAACATCCAAATTATTGGTACTCCAACCACCACAATCAAAACATGATTGTGTCATTTACTGAGAAACTTCTAACGCAGATTGAACACACACATCTTTTGCCGATAATTAAAGGTCTGTCATTATGCTTCTATCGTTTGTGTCTTTTGTAATTGTGCAGATGGTTTACCAACTGATCCCCTGCAGAGCTGTTATAATTCCTGGCTGTCTTTGGTggatcatttaaaaatcaagGTGTTTGTGAACCTAACTCTGGCTGACTCGGTTCGGCATGGAGTTCAAAATCTGCTGTTCATCTCGGGCTTTGGTAGGACCAAGTCACtctatttttaaactctttGACATTTCTCGCGTATCATGCTAAGACATCTGCTGGCTTTAGGTGGGATGAGACCAAACACTCTTGTGCTGGGTTTTTATGATGATTGCACACCTGAAGATGGCCTCACCAGTCAAATTCTCCCATCATTAAGCTTTGGCTCTGATTCAGTGTGTGCAGCTACAGCCTCTGAGCTTCTTCTTCTCAAGGAACTTAGGATATCAGCTTAACTTTACTGAAGTGCTAGGCTAATGCTGACATATTTACTATTTGATATGGCTAATTAATTTGGTTTGTAAGATGCTTAAGTTCCTGGCAATTTTGTACAGACAAAAGGTACAAGGTGTAATTGTTctcaaacatggttttaaaagtTCTAAAATTTAACACGTAGCTCTTCTGCCTGGCTGATGTATGTTTTCAGTCGTCTTTATATATGAAAGTTAGAATTTTTGTGTTTGGAGATAACCTAAGGAGGACCAATACAGGGGAAATTGTACAGATGGGGAAAATTGAAGTAACTTATTTATTATTGCTTTCATTATCAATGTCATCTTACAAGtgaataatttagtaaaaactgatttatttaatcaacaaaataatgtaCTCAGGCTGCGCCAGTCTTGCAAGTCGTGCATagaaaaatagtttgtttttgttcgtttttttttttttaacctagcCATGCAAAAATATGACATGATGGTTAACTACTGGTGCAAGAGACAGTTGAgactttttgggtttttttattataacatgttattctctcatcaaaaacactcATGGAGTATtagtttgattctttcatgctcCCACGGCAGCCTTTCAGGGGTGCCTAAATGCTTGCGTTCACAGCGTTCCTCTTCGGAGCTGCTGTCTCCAGCATAGCTTCTCCCTCAcaaagctcctccagactagcggcagcagcaatggGAAAATACCTAGGGGAACTGTGCTTCTGCAGAGCTTATCAGGAACATTATTGAGGAGACATGCTGATGGACTGTTAAAAagaggagctttttaaagagacagatgcccaCTTTCAAGGCatttgaagtcaaatttcttctaaGTCATACTTAATAGATACAGCATTTTGATAACCTTTGAGCTATGGAATGATGCATAATACTGCTCCACTTAAATATacaaatttctgaaaatgtcaaagGATCCAAGTAAATTGCATCATAGCTTTCCTGCAATGCCCTCGCCTGTTCTAAATTAGCATAGGCCAATGTGGTTTGATACTTGACCTACTCTTTTGCCTAAAATGAACAGTTTAGCTCCAAATGATGTGCTTCTATCTATTCACAGTGAATAGAAAGACTTTACGTCATGTACTGATTACTTCACTCAAGAcatttcttgtgtgtgtgtgaaggttcACCTCACTCAACAAACATCAGCAAATAGGTGATTAAGGCATTTTGCCAACTGATTAAGCAGAGTCATTGGCGGCAAATGCCACGTGTGCTTTGACGAAATTTCCATGAGTTCATTCTGGCTGAGTACTGACACCCACCTACACGTCTCTGACAAACAGCCTGTGAGAGAGAGTGTATCCCCAGATGGCGACAGGGTTGGCTCCATCTAAGACAAATGGGCATCAAGATGCTATgaactgctttgtgttttcttggtATGTCTCTGTGGCTTGaactttatttggaaataaCAAATTGGCAGCTGTTCCCTCGAAGCCTCCGGTTGCTcagtttggatggatggatgtcagCTCTCTCCACCTACTAAACCAACATGTAGAGAGGGGGAAGAACTGACTCACTTCCGGATGCTGATGAGATTCACTGATAATGGAAAAGCACTTTAATCCTTGTACATTTTATTGTGACCTTTTACTAAGCTGGTGCCGTGTTTTTTCtgtacatgtattttatttgagtaGTTCCCGTTTTCAAAGGTGGAACATCACCTCACCACTTAAACTCCAAGAATTTAAAATCACCATTTAacctaatgttttatttgtcagaGTAACCTGTGAAGATGTGTGTGCAAACAAGAAGCATGTTTTTAAAGCACTCCCACTTTAGCTTTATGTGCACTATTCTCtacaaatcatttaaaattaacttaGAGAAGGCCTCAAAAGTTTGACCTTCTTTCAAGTTAAGTTTTTAAGTACTTAATAATTTTTGAAGCTGCAATATACAGTAAAAATCCTCTATTTATAACACAAAATTACAACCAGTTCCccttaatataaatatttgtaacGAAGCAATGTCTTTAAAGTTCAGACCAGATTAGAACAAAAACTCACACATGCAAAGAAATCAAGGCAAATTAGTCCCCAAATGAAAttatcaataaaagaaaaaggacattCATTGAACCCACTtacaaaattgtattaaatgcTTCCATGGAAAGAGCTTTTTTTCCCAACTTTTCTCCTTTATGGAGAAACTAGTGCATTCATTACTCATGTGTGAGTTTGACCCACTGTGTCTTCTACACAAACGCTTCAAATCTTAAAGGTTTGTGTTTGGGACTCTTTTCTATGCACTCTGATCTTCGgttctttccatttttagttGGATCAAAGTCAGGTGACTTGATCATTCTGGCACAGTTTTACTGTCTTATCTGAATCAAAATAACAGTCCccttgtttgtgtttggaaCTATTGTCTcagttttatggtttttttACCGGCTTGTCCAAATCTTCTGCTTCTACCTTTAAAACAAGtgttagaataatttttttccaacagttttGCATCTGCATCAACAGTGCGCAAAGAGGCAATTGTGTTGAGTGCATTACCTGTAATTTTCAATGGATAAAATTGTACCTGCTCATTTCAAGACTCTCAAAAACTGTTTGAGAGTCTGGTTTTTGGACAAC includes:
- the LOC114146032 gene encoding solute carrier family 12 member 9-like, producing MAGSSMSDGVLVLGRRSGNPWVSELICWFLVQVVLFAGKLNTVAGIVTIFFLLVYAAVNLACLALEWASAPNFSSIQAFASIAFLLLLWMLIHCLPGAHLQLGLHQSSSHLPSGSQVLVASGCAEGPCEVLEVLLMVANPHTCTSRMTFIKDLKKSGLYVLGHVKLGLLDGLPTDPLQSCYNSWLSLVDHLKIKVFVNLTLADSVRHGVQNLLFISGFGRTKSLYF